Proteins from a single region of Gemmatirosa kalamazoonensis:
- a CDS encoding HepT-like ribonuclease domain-containing protein, with protein sequence MADAADAIAGYVARGREAFDADPAVRDAILYQIIVLGEAAKAALAADPDLEAAHPSVDWSPVARMRDRVAHHYWATDGEVVWATARDAVPALRRAVAAALAAAG encoded by the coding sequence ATGGCGGACGCCGCGGACGCGATCGCCGGCTATGTGGCGCGCGGGCGAGAGGCGTTTGACGCCGATCCGGCTGTCCGCGACGCGATCCTCTACCAGATCATCGTGCTCGGGGAGGCCGCCAAGGCGGCCCTCGCGGCGGACCCCGACCTTGAAGCCGCCCACCCCAGTGTGGACTGGTCGCCCGTGGCCCGCATGCGCGACCGGGTGGCGCACCACTACTGGGCGACCGACGGCGAGGTCGTCTGGGCCACGGCGCGCGACGCCGTGCCAGCCCTGCGGCGGGCGGTGGCAGCGGCGCTCGCGGCCGCGGGATGA
- a CDS encoding nucleotidyltransferase family protein — MRLRDRLPELRDEIRRAAAESGARDVRVFGSVARGEERDDSDVDFLVALEPGRSLLDLARLELRLERLFGRRVDVVTEAGLREPIRAAALRDAIGV; from the coding sequence ATGCGACTTCGCGACAGACTACCCGAACTCCGCGACGAGATTCGCCGCGCCGCCGCGGAGAGCGGCGCGCGCGACGTCCGCGTGTTCGGCTCTGTAGCGCGCGGGGAGGAGCGAGACGATAGCGACGTGGACTTCCTCGTCGCCTTGGAGCCCGGTCGCTCCCTCCTCGACCTGGCCCGCCTAGAACTCCGGCTCGAGCGGCTCTTCGGCCGCCGGGTCGACGTCGTGACGGAAGCGGGGCTCCGGGAGCCCATCCGCGCAGCCGCGCTGCGCGACGCCATCGGTGTCTGA
- a CDS encoding YaiI/YqxD family protein gives MTLWLDADATPRDVKDICLRAAERLRLETILVANQRVPLPPGYAHVLAVRVEGGPDAADRYIVEHAAPGDVAVTADIPLAALLVPKGVAVIDPRGEEYTSESVGERLSVRNFMDGLRGAGVETGGHAAYGPREKQAFANTLDRVLTRALRRGGAR, from the coding sequence ATGACGCTCTGGCTCGACGCTGACGCCACCCCGCGCGACGTGAAGGACATCTGCCTGCGGGCGGCTGAGCGCCTGCGACTCGAGACGATCCTGGTCGCCAACCAGCGTGTGCCGCTGCCGCCGGGCTACGCGCACGTCTTGGCCGTGCGCGTGGAGGGCGGTCCCGACGCGGCCGACCGCTACATCGTCGAGCACGCGGCGCCAGGCGACGTGGCCGTGACCGCCGACATCCCGCTCGCCGCGCTGCTCGTGCCGAAGGGCGTCGCCGTCATCGACCCGCGCGGCGAGGAGTACACCAGCGAGAGCGTCGGCGAGCGGCTCTCGGTGCGGAACTTCATGGACGGGCTCCGGGGCGCCGGGGTCGAGACGGGTGGGCACGCCGCCTACGGCCCGCGCGAGAAGCAGGCGTTCGCGAACACGCTGGACCGGGTGCTCACTCGGGCGCTCCGGCGGGGCGGAGCCCGGTAG